From the Musa acuminata AAA Group cultivar baxijiao chromosome BXJ3-7, Cavendish_Baxijiao_AAA, whole genome shotgun sequence genome, one window contains:
- the LOC103992098 gene encoding S-type anion channel SLAH1, translating to MKGKEQQLPITAAAAAAISSTCKAPTEVLNLATMKALSKLTGFHAGYFRISLSLCCQALLWKTLSEPSTDSHALRTVIHMLPSATYVLLWSVALLILATLSVLYGLRCLFRFRCVQAEFSHHVGVNYLFTPWISWLLLLQSVPFLHPGAALYRVLWWVFAVPILMLDVKIYGQCFTKGRRFLSMVANPTSQITVIGNLVGSRAAARMGCEEIATFMFSLGMAHYLVLFVTLYQRFVGSSSLPSILRPVFFLFIAAPSMASLAWDSISGSFDTGSKMLFFLSLFLFASLVSRPALFKRSMRRFNVAWWAYSFPLTVLALAATEYAQEVKGGASNALMLILAVLSVTVTVALVVFTAVKAGDLFPGGDDPFAPQRDAQESRQYIYT from the exons ATGAAGGGAAAAGAGCAGCAACTCCCTAtcacggccgccgccgccgccgccatttcGTCAACCTGCAAAGCTCCAACCGAGGTGCTCAACTTGGCAACCATGAAAGCTCTGTCCAAGCTCACCGGCTTCCATGCCGGTTACTTCCGCATCAGCCTGTCTCTCTGCTGCCAGGCCCTCCTCTGGAAGACCCTCAGCGAGCCGAGCACCGACTCCCACGCTCTCCGCACGGTGATCCACATGCTCCCCTCCGCCACGTACGTCCTCCTTTGGTCCGTCGCGCTCCTCATCCTCGCCACGCTTTCCGTGCTCTATGGCCTCCGCTGCCTCTTCAGGTTCCGCTGCGTGCAGGCGGAGTTCTCTCACCACGTCGGCGTGAACTACCTCTTCACGCCATGGATCTCGTGGCTCCTCCTGCTCCAGTCCGTCCCCTTCCTCCACCCGGGCGCAGCCTTGTACCGTGTGCTTTGGTGGGTGTTCGCCGTCCCCATCCTCATGCTCGACGTGAAGATCTACGGCCAATGTTTCACCAAGGGGAGGAGGTTCCTGTCGATGGTGGCAAACCCGACGAGCCAGATCACGGTGATCGGGAACCTGGTCGGGTCGCGAGCGGCGGCGAGGATGGGGTGTGAGGAGATCGCGACGTTCATGTTCTCCCTCGGCATGGCGCACTACCTCGTGCTGTTCGTGACTCTGTACCAGCGCTTCGTCGGGAGCAGCAGCCTCCCATCGATTCTTCGCCCCGTCTTCTTCCTGTTCATCGCCGCCCCCAGCATGGCCAGCTTGGCCTGGGATTCCATCTCCGGATCGTTCGACACGGGCTCGAAgatgctcttcttcctctccctcttcctctttgCCTCCCTG GTTTCAAGGCCGGCGCTGTTCAAGCGGTCGATGAGGCGGTTCAACGTGGCATGGTGGGCGTACTCGTTCCCTCTGACCGTGCTGGCGCTGGCGGCGACGGAGTACGCGCAGGAGGTGAAGGGAGGAGCATCCAACGCCCTAATGCTCATCCTCGCAGTCCTCTCCGTTACGGTGACCGTCGCCCTCGTCGTCTTCACCGCGGTCAAGGCCGGCGACCTCTTTCCCGGCGGCGACGACCCGTTTGCACCGCAGCGTGATGCACAGGAGTCTcggcaatatatatatacatga
- the LOC135643329 gene encoding nucleolar GTP-binding protein 1-like, translating to MVQYNFKKITVVPSGKDFIDIILSRTQRQTPTVVHKGYAISRLREFYMRKVKFTQQNFHEKLSAIIDEFPRLDDIHPFYGDLLHVLYNKDHYKLALGQVNTARNIIGKIAKDYVRLLKYGDSLYRCKSLKVAALGRMCTVIKRISPSLAYLEQIRQHMSRLPSIDPNTRTILICGYPNVGKSSFMNKVTRADVDVQPYAFTTKSLFVGHTDYKYLRYQVIDTPGILDRPFEDRNIIEMCSITALAHLKAAVLFFLDISGSCGYSIEQQAALFHSIKSLFMNKPLIVVCNKIDLQSLEGLSEEDMKLVTEMKAEAAKTIIAQGGDSNDEGVLLTMSTMTDEGVIAVKNAACERLLNQRVEIKMKSKKINDCLNRFHVAIPKPRDTKERPPCIPPAVLEARAKANEEKEKRKLEKDLEEENGGAGVYSASLRKHYILANEGWKEDIMPEILDGHNVYDFIDPDILLRLEELEREEGLRLDAEADGGDFEMDGEELTEEERGLLAEIRRKKNLLIQEHRMKKSTAESRPIVPRKFDKDKKYTSERMGRQLSALGIDPTAAINRARGRSLSRKGRKRERSLGKEGEDGEAMDVDDEQSNKKLRTRSRSRSASRSRSKSRPPGEVTPGEGFKDSAQKLKALKIAKKSVKVRNKAARKGEADRVIPNLKPKHLFSGKRSIGKTSRR from the coding sequence ATGGTGCAGTACAACTTCAAAAAGATAACTGTTGTCCCTTCTGGGAAGGACTTCATTGACATCATTCTTTCCCGCACACAGCGCCAAACCCCAACTGTCGTCCACAAAGGATATGCCATCTCCCGGCTCCGTGAATTCTACATGCGAAAGGTGAAGTTCACCCAGCAGAACTTCCATGAGAAACTGTCCGCCATCATCGATGAGTTCCCTCGGCTCGATGACATCCACCCCTTTTACGGAGATTTGCTCCATGTACTATACAACAAAGACCACTACAAGCTTGCTCTGGGCCAGGTTAACACGGCTAGGAACATCATTGGGAAGATTGCAAAAGATTATGTTAGGTTACTCAAGTATGGAGACTCATTGTACCGGTGCAAGAGCTTGAAGGTCGCTGCTCTAGGTCGTATGTGCACTGTGATAAAGCGCATCAGCCCTAGTTTGGCTTATTTGGAGCAGATACGGCAGCATATGTCTAGGCTCCCTTCAATTGACCCGAACACCCGTACCATTTTGATCTGTGGGTATCCTAATGTGGGAAAGAGTTCTTTCATGAACAAGGTCACTAGGGCTGATGTTGATGTCCAGCCATATGCTTTCACTACCAAGTCGCTGTTTGTTGGTCACACAGATTACAAATACCTCCGCTACCAGGTGATTGATACTCCTGGGATTCTAGACCGGCCTTTTGAGGACAGAAACATCATAGAAATGTGCAGTATCACAGCTTTGGCGCACTTAAAGGCTGCAGTCTTATTCTTCTTGGACATATCTGGATCCTGTGGTTATAGCATAGAGCAGCAGGCAGCTCTCTTCCACAGCATCAAGTCACTGTTCATGAACAAGCCACTTATTGTTGTTTGTAACAAGATTGATCTGCAGTCACTGGAAGGGCTCTCTGAAGAGGACATGAAATTGGTAACGGAGATGAAAGCTGAGGCCGCCAAAACTATAATAGCCCAAGGCGGAGACTCTAATGATGAGGGAGTCTTGTTGACTATGAGTACCATGACAGACGAGGGAGTCATAGCTGTCAAGAATGCTGCTTGTGAGAGGCTTTTAAATCAGCGGGTGGAGATAAAAATGAAGTCAAAAAAGATCAATGATTGTCTGAACAGGTTTCATGTTGCAATTCCTAAGCCCCGTGACACAAAAGAACGCCCTCCTTGTATTCCTCCAGCAGTTCTGGAAGCTAGAGCGAAGGCTaatgaggagaaggaaaagaggaaGCTTGAGAAAGATCTCGAAGAAGAGAATGGTGGAGCTGGTGTTTATTCTGCTAGCCTAAGGAAGCATTATATATTGGCTAATGAGGGATGGAAAGAGGACATTATGCCAGAGATTCTAGATGGGCATAATGTGTATGATTTCATTGATCCTGACATCTTGCTGAGGTTGGAAGAGCTGGAACGAGAAGAGGGTCTTCGTCTTGATGCAGAGGCAGATGGAGGAGATTTTGAGATGGATGGAGAAGAATTGACCGAGGAAGAGCGAGGACTACTCGCTGAGATCAGAAGGAAGAAGAACCTGCTCATCCAAGAGCACAGGATGAAGAAGAGCACTGCCGAGAGCCGTCCTATTGTGCCTAGGAAGTTTGATAAAGACAAAAAATACACGTCTGAGAGGATGGGAAGACAGCTCTCTGCTTTGGGAATAGACCCTACTGCCGCCATCAATCGTGCACGTGGGAGGTCCCTCTCTAGGAAAGGTCGTAAACGGGAGAGGTCACTTGGCAAAGAAGGTGAAGATGGAGAAGCTATGGATGTCGATGATGAGCAGTCGAACAAGAAGCTGCGTACCAGGTCAAGATCAAGGTCAGCAAGCAGGTCAAGGTCAAAATCAAGGCCACCTGGTGAAGTCACCCCTGGAGAAGGGTTCAAAGACTCTGCTCAGAAACTGAAGGCACTCAAGATAGCTAAGAAGTCAGTTAAGGTGAGAAATAAGGCTGCACGCAAGGGAGAAGCTGATAGAGTAATTCCGAACCTGAAGCCAAAGCATTTGTTCTCTGGGAAGCGCTCTATTGGGAAGACCAGCAGGCGCTAA